GCCGCTCGGAGACTTGCTGTACGGCGTGTGGCTTTTGTTGGCCGCGCGAATGGCCGCCTGGCTCAGGTCATCGCCGGACAGGGCGTAACCGTGGTCCTGCTCGTCCATCAGCAGCGTTTTGATCTCCAGATCTTTCGGGCCAAACGCGTCAGGCAGATAATCCCCCAGCGTGTGCGGCGCGCGGCCCGGCAGGTTGATGCGCAGCTGCAGCCCGCTGTTCAGCTCGTTCATAAACTGACGGCAGTGGCCGCAGGGGGTATAGTTAACGGTAATGGCGCTCAGGGCTTTTTCACCGCGCAGCCAGGCGTGGCTGATGGCGCTCTGCTCGGCGTGAACCGTTTGCTGCATGGTCGCGCCCAGGAACTCCATATTGCCACCGAAGTACCAGGTTCCGCTGACGCCGCGCGCAATGGCCCCGACGTTAAAGTGGGAGAGATCGGCCCGCGCGCAGGCGGCAGCCAGAGGAAGCAGTGCGAAAGCCAGCGCGTCTTCGTCCAGTCCCGTTGCCTGTTTCAGCATCGTGACCTGCTCCGCGGTCAGCAGGGCGGGGAAGTGTGCATCT
This region of Enterobacter asburiae genomic DNA includes:
- the cdd gene encoding cytidine deaminase encodes the protein MHPRFQAAFAQLAENLQSALAPVLADAHFPALLTAEQVTMLKQATGLDEDALAFALLPLAAACARADLSHFNVGAIARGVSGTWYFGGNMEFLGATMQQTVHAEQSAISHAWLRGEKALSAITVNYTPCGHCRQFMNELNSGLQLRINLPGRAPHTLGDYLPDAFGPKDLEIKTLLMDEQDHGYALSGDDLSQAAIRAANKSHTPYSKSPSGVALQCRDGRIFSGSYAENAAFNPTLPPLQGALNLLSLNGYDYPDIQRAILAEIADAPLIQWDATAATLKALGCTTIDRVLLA